In the Aminivibrio sp. genome, one interval contains:
- a CDS encoding ABC transporter substrate-binding protein, protein MMQLKNFLLLLLLLPFFLFPRPVHAGDLAIGLEDGWIWQVAVLPPPDGWESERGKSSLGAVRYAEWKVKDSADGVAGRDIRFLKEPPLSRDTAEERVARWRENGVAAVLSLGGSEDISLLRPLLGRSGPVFLSAYGEGSDIGEGGVPLPMMFALDLYRDFRIAAFAEYARRSLDRGTGVAILGDRFDPSLERFARNLGDMLSSSGYSVSHFWLPGAGPDSFRMIESEAMSEGASVLVSWAGSMVVRDVWRAVRRKEGAFRIWYGGEPRQLLLSFNGIIAADQNVPLGRDRAFVTLGREIWGRTRTVVKDESAAGRAYAACGWIFEGFRRAGSKDPVPLAKAMESVSGIALGSSTFSVNPATHRPVARETAILEVENRAFRPVDFFQVTDPGYLP, encoded by the coding sequence ATGATGCAGTTAAAAAATTTTCTGCTCCTTCTCCTGCTCCTGCCGTTTTTTCTTTTCCCCCGCCCGGTTCATGCAGGGGATCTTGCCATAGGCCTGGAAGACGGATGGATCTGGCAGGTGGCGGTTCTGCCGCCTCCCGACGGCTGGGAGAGCGAGAGGGGAAAATCCTCCCTCGGGGCTGTCCGCTATGCAGAGTGGAAGGTGAAGGACAGTGCCGACGGCGTGGCCGGCCGTGATATCCGTTTTCTTAAGGAACCGCCCCTTTCACGGGATACTGCGGAGGAACGCGTGGCCCGCTGGAGGGAGAATGGAGTCGCCGCCGTGCTTTCCCTGGGAGGAAGCGAGGATATTTCTCTCCTTCGTCCCCTTCTCGGCAGATCAGGTCCGGTTTTCCTGTCCGCCTACGGCGAGGGAAGCGACATCGGCGAAGGCGGCGTTCCTCTTCCCATGATGTTTGCCCTGGATCTCTACAGGGACTTTCGGATCGCAGCCTTTGCGGAATATGCCCGGAGAAGTCTCGACCGGGGGACCGGGGTGGCGATCCTCGGGGACCGTTTCGACCCCTCCCTGGAACGTTTTGCCCGGAACCTCGGTGATATGTTGTCATCTTCCGGCTACTCCGTCAGCCATTTCTGGTTGCCGGGAGCGGGACCGGATTCTTTCAGGATGATCGAATCCGAGGCTATGTCTGAAGGAGCATCCGTTCTTGTGTCCTGGGCGGGATCCATGGTTGTACGGGATGTATGGAGGGCTGTCCGGAGAAAAGAAGGCGCATTCAGGATCTGGTACGGAGGGGAGCCGAGGCAGCTTCTTCTTTCCTTTAACGGTATCATCGCAGCTGACCAGAACGTCCCCCTGGGACGGGACCGGGCTTTTGTAACTCTTGGCCGGGAAATATGGGGGCGAACCAGGACGGTTGTCAAGGATGAGAGCGCCGCAGGCAGGGCGTACGCTGCATGCGGGTGGATTTTCGAAGGTTTTCGAAGGGCGGGATCCAAGGATCCGGTGCCCCTTGCGAAAGCCATGGAGTCAGTTTCGGGCATCGCTCTCGGTTCTTCAACCTTTTCTGTCAATCCGGCAACCCACCGTCCCGTTGCCAGGGAAACCGCAATTCTCGAGGTGGAGAACCGGGCCTTCCGTCCGGTGGATTTTTTCCAGGTTACTGACCCGGGATATTTGCCATGA
- a CDS encoding DRTGG domain-containing protein: MKLRDVVQNIRAEVLYGEELLDSIDIECAYGADLMSDVLAFARPGSLLLTGLTNIQIVRTAQMLDLPAVVFVRGKKPQEAAVKLASQIKMPVLLCQMSMFEACGILFAKGILPCHIPDRGV; this comes from the coding sequence ATGAAATTGCGGGACGTGGTACAGAACATACGGGCAGAAGTGCTGTACGGAGAGGAACTGCTCGACTCCATCGACATCGAGTGCGCCTACGGCGCCGACCTCATGAGCGACGTGCTGGCGTTCGCCCGCCCGGGATCCCTTCTCCTCACCGGACTGACGAACATCCAGATCGTCAGGACCGCCCAGATGCTTGACCTCCCCGCGGTGGTTTTCGTCCGGGGAAAGAAGCCCCAGGAAGCGGCTGTGAAGCTTGCGTCCCAGATCAAGATGCCGGTGCTTCTGTGCCAGATGAGCATGTTCGAGGCATGCGGCATTCTCTTCGCGAAAGGAATTCTGCCCTGTCATATACCTGACAGAGGGGTGTAG
- a CDS encoding ATP-binding protein: MGQEPYVEEYTIQAGDFTTIGEASTKFRATLKMLGISSEVVRRAAVVAYEAEMNAMIHAGGGTLRMTVASDHLEIMAADQGPGIPDVALAMQEGYSTASDEIRELGFGAGMGLPNIERNSDSMNIETKVGTGTVLTARINFPGQ; this comes from the coding sequence GTGGGGCAGGAGCCGTACGTGGAAGAGTACACCATACAGGCGGGGGATTTTACCACTATCGGCGAAGCCTCCACGAAATTCCGGGCGACTCTCAAGATGCTCGGGATTTCATCGGAAGTTGTCCGAAGAGCTGCGGTGGTGGCTTATGAAGCGGAGATGAACGCCATGATCCATGCAGGGGGCGGGACTCTCCGCATGACCGTGGCATCGGATCATCTGGAAATTATGGCTGCGGACCAGGGACCGGGCATTCCCGACGTGGCCTTGGCCATGCAGGAAGGGTATTCCACCGCTTCTGACGAGATCAGGGAGCTCGGGTTCGGAGCGGGCATGGGATTGCCGAACATCGAACGGAATTCCGACAGCATGAACATCGAGACGAAAGTGGGGACCGGCACGGTCCTAACAGCGAGAATTAACTTTCCGGGACAGTGA
- a CDS encoding [Fe-Fe] hydrogenase large subunit C-terminal domain-containing protein, with translation MSGGIRVREARCRGCANCIKSCPTEAIRVIDGLMRIIPDLCIDCGECIRSCRDKAITVNEDEWDLLRSREGLVLMADPTFYVQVGAYSRPRLMKEALEHHGLRDIAEYASIAFDLAAYAAAGIIREGGDNLPYISTYCPAVIRLIQINFPELVGRILPVESPLETAVTIWRNATGGKEKVTLVAPCPAKATLVRNPVGRGKSSLEYVVSVKKVIRDLLAYNVKVTGTKTKAISRRWLLWSISGGEARHISSFSDKGLTSVAVSGLRNTMDLLNELELGRLGGVDFIECRACDLGCIGGTGTYESRFLSQLRLENIETEWLPSQEEMEEIRTWYDKGIWRLDNPIQVKERLPLSQDLGEAMAKLREMDAIYAGLPHIDCGSCGRPSCRALAEDIVRGQGDETDCIFKLRERITALSGEIRSLSSKLPHTLHPSGKRRHGA, from the coding sequence GTGTCCGGAGGAATTAGGGTTCGCGAAGCCCGGTGCCGGGGGTGCGCCAACTGCATAAAATCGTGTCCCACCGAAGCGATCCGGGTGATCGACGGGCTGATGCGCATTATCCCGGACCTCTGCATTGACTGCGGTGAATGCATACGAAGCTGCAGGGACAAGGCCATCACCGTGAACGAGGATGAGTGGGATCTTCTCAGGTCAAGGGAAGGACTGGTCCTCATGGCCGATCCCACCTTCTACGTGCAGGTGGGCGCCTATTCCCGCCCGCGACTGATGAAAGAGGCCCTGGAACATCATGGGCTCAGGGATATCGCCGAATACGCGTCCATCGCCTTCGACCTTGCAGCCTACGCCGCGGCGGGCATCATCCGGGAAGGAGGGGACAACCTTCCCTACATCTCCACCTATTGCCCCGCCGTCATCAGGCTTATCCAGATCAACTTCCCCGAACTTGTGGGAAGAATTCTCCCCGTGGAATCTCCCCTGGAGACCGCAGTCACCATCTGGAGGAACGCCACGGGGGGAAAGGAAAAAGTGACCCTTGTCGCGCCCTGTCCCGCAAAGGCCACCCTCGTCCGGAACCCTGTGGGAAGGGGAAAAAGCTCTCTCGAGTACGTGGTGAGCGTGAAAAAGGTCATCCGCGATCTTCTCGCCTACAACGTAAAGGTCACGGGCACGAAGACTAAGGCCATCAGCAGGCGGTGGCTCCTCTGGTCCATTTCCGGCGGCGAAGCGCGGCACATCTCGTCCTTCTCCGACAAGGGGCTTACTTCAGTGGCCGTATCGGGGCTGCGGAATACCATGGACCTGCTCAACGAGCTGGAGCTCGGGCGGCTCGGGGGAGTGGACTTCATCGAGTGCAGGGCCTGCGACCTGGGGTGTATCGGAGGAACGGGAACCTACGAGTCCCGGTTCCTCTCCCAGCTCCGCCTGGAAAACATCGAAACGGAATGGCTCCCCTCCCAGGAAGAGATGGAAGAAATCCGCACCTGGTACGACAAGGGAATATGGCGCCTCGACAATCCCATCCAGGTGAAGGAGCGGCTGCCCCTTTCCCAGGACCTGGGAGAGGCCATGGCCAAGCTCCGGGAGATGGACGCCATTTACGCCGGGCTGCCCCACATCGACTGCGGTTCCTGCGGCCGCCCCTCCTGCCGTGCCCTGGCGGAGGATATCGTCCGCGGGCAGGGAGACGAGACGGACTGCATCTTCAAGCTGAGAGAGCGGATTACCGCCCTCAGCGGCGAGATACGGTCGCTTTCCTCCAAGCTGCCTCACACCCTCCATCCTTCGGGCAAAAGGAGGCATGGGGCATGA
- a CDS encoding serine kinase, whose protein sequence is MKISDITELLGLTVYSPGDQAGEIGGVITGDLLSFIMAEAREGWLWITIQVHLNVAAVAVLKDVPFILTASGRKPDKDLVERCLAEGVTLAGTDLSAFEAAGRLWEAGLGRSS, encoded by the coding sequence ATGAAAATTTCCGACATTACGGAACTTCTCGGTCTCACAGTCTACTCTCCGGGCGACCAGGCAGGGGAGATCGGAGGCGTCATTACAGGAGACCTGCTGAGCTTCATCATGGCGGAGGCCAGGGAAGGATGGCTCTGGATCACAATACAGGTGCATCTCAACGTGGCGGCGGTGGCCGTACTCAAAGATGTCCCCTTTATCCTCACCGCGTCGGGGAGAAAGCCTGACAAAGACCTCGTCGAACGCTGCCTTGCCGAAGGCGTTACCCTCGCAGGCACGGACCTGTCCGCCTTCGAGGCCGCCGGACGGCTCTGGGAGGCAGGCCTGGGAAGATCGTCATGA